TCTGCTCCGAAGAACTGGGGGACCACAAACTAACACAGTTGCTGCGGtggctccagcagctcctgggtGACAAGGCTGCCATCTTCGACCAAGCCTTCCTGCGTGACTTTTTCATTCAGCGCTCGCCGTCGTCGGTCTGCCTAGTGCTTTTGCCGCCCAGGGGTTGCCTTTGGAGAAGTTTGCTCAGCCGGCGGATTCCGTCATGGACGTTTCCAACCACAGCAGTATCCCAACCTCCCACCCCAACATCATGTCTTAAATCTCTTATCTCCCGCTCGGACCTTCAGAGCCTACGTGACGACTTCCACGCCCAGATCACACCTCTCTCCGACCAAATCGCCGCACCATCGACCTCCCACTCTCTTTCCCCTTCCCGTCGCCAGGCCTCACCTTGCCGACGTAGTGCTACCCCATCTCTTCAAAACAGCGAGTGCTGGTATCACCGCACCTTTGGTGAAGGTGCGCGTCGGTGTACCCCTCCCTGTAGCATCCAGGGAAACCTCCCACGACACCACTAGAAGCGGCAAGTGGTGTCACCTCGGAGAGCAGCCACTTATTCTTCATTCGCGACCACATCTCGGGCCTCCGTTTTCTCGTCGACACCGGAGCACAGCTGAgcgtcctcccctgcagcattACACCCTCACATTCTCGCCGCACTGGCCCATCGCTACAAGCCGCAAACCTCAACCTCATCGCTATGTACGGCGAACATGCTCTCACACTCAATTTGGACCTCCGGCGTGTATTCCGATGGGTTTTCCTCGTCGCGGACGTACGTTACTCAATCCTCGGAGCTGATTTCCTGCTCTACTACAACTTGCTGGTCAACATGCACAGCAAGTGTCTCGCAGACGGCACGCCCAACCTCTCTGTTCAGGGCCTCCGTCTTCGAGAACCGCTTGCCAGTATACCCAGCCCACACCAGTCAGCCTGCGAGATCCTCCTGGATGAATGCCCTCCTCTGCTTTGTCCTTCCAACTTCTTACTGCCCGTCAAACGCCAGGTTACGCAtcacattgtgaccactggcccgcTCACGCACGCTCGAGCCCGGCGCCTTGCTCCAGGCCGTTTACAGATCACCCGCAACGAGTTCGAACACATGCTGGTGCTCGGCATTATCCGACCTTCATCTAGCCCATGGGCGCCCCCTCTACACATGGTAGCGAAAAAATCCCGAGGGGACTGGCGTCCCTGTGGTGATTACCGCGCCCTAACAACGCTACCGTTCCGGACCGTTTTCCCCTACCTCACATCGCGGATTTTACCGCCGCTGTGCATGACGCTACAATTTTCTCTAAAATCGATCTCGTCAAGGCCTACCACCAAATCACTGTAGAACCATCCGATGTACCTAAAACTGCAATCATCACACCATTAGGCATCCTCGAATACCTCCGCATGCTCTGTAAGTCTGGCCAGACATTTCAACGAATCGTGGACACAGTTACAAGGGGTCTACCTTTCTGCATGGCCTACATCGATGACCTCCTCGTATTCAGCCGCGATGCGgagcagcacttgcaacaccGCCGGCAGCATTTCAACGTTTCTCTTCTTATTGCCAGATCATCAACAAAGCAAAATGTGAAATCGGCATGTCGGAGCTCGACTTCCTTGGCCACCGTGTCAACAGCTCCGGCATCCGGCCTCTCCCATCAAAAGTCCAGGTCATTCAAGACGTTCCTCAGCCTGCCTCAATCCTCAAGCTCCATGAATTTTTCGGCCTTATCAAGTTTTATCGCCTTTTCATCCCTCACTGTGTTGCACTCCTCGAATCACTGACGGACATGCTTCTAGGCAAGAAAACAAACTTCGCACAACAGACATGGTCTTCAGCTCCTCTGGATTATTTCCAGGCCGCCAAATCGAATCTATTCGGCCTCGCTTTCCTTGCACATCTGCGCCCTGATGCACCTCTACGCCTCATGACCAACGCCTCCGACTCCGGCGTTGGAGCCGTGCTTCACCAGCTCGTGGATGGTTCTTGGAGCCTTCTATCTTTTTTCTCCCGCAAGTTTTCCGCTGCCGAAAGCCGTTACAGTACTTTCGGCTGTGAACTCTTTGCCATGTACATGTCCGTGCCGCTTTTCAAGCACCTACTTGAAGGTCGGCCATTCCGCATCGTCACCGACCACAAACCACTTATTTTTGCCATCCAATCGGGGAGCGGCAAATTCTCGCCTCGTGAAGTTCGGCACCTTTCGTACGTGGCAGAATTCAGGACTGGCATCAGACATGTGCAAGGTGTTGACAATGCCCCGGCGGATGCTCTGTCACGTGTTACTGCTTCCCTCGCCTCTGCTGCTCCACCACTCAACCTCGACACTGCCGCCCTCGCAAAAGCGCAGCAACATGACTCGAAAGTTATGTACCTTTGCAAGAACCCTCGTTCGCTGGTTCTCCGTGAATATCTCCTTCCTTCGTGCCCCGTCCCCATCATTTGCGACACTTCGGCCGGCTCTGCGCGCCCTTTGGTGCCCTCGGCCTTTCCTCGTCTTGTCTTCGACGCCCTCCACAGCCTGTCTCATCCCGGAATTCGCGCCACGCAGCACCTTCTCACAAAACGCTACGCCTGGCTCACCGTCAACAAGGACGTGCGCGGCTGGGCCTgtgcctgcctggcttgccagcagtATAAACTCAGCGACACACTACCTCTCCCTTCGGCTCGTTCCCTCCGCCGTCAGCCCGTTTAGACAACGTCCACATCGATATCCTGGGTCCCTGGTCACCTTCCGCTGGACGATCATATCTTCTTAATTGCATCGATGGGTTCATTCGCTGGCCCGAAGCGTTCCTCGGCCTGACGCCACCAGTGACACCATCGCCAGAACCTTCGTCCCCGGCTGGGTCTCCCGGTACGGAGTTTCCTCGACTATCACCACTGACCGTGGTGCCCATTTTGAATCTTCACTTTTTCATAACCTTATGACTTTGCTTGGAGCTTCCCGAATGAGAACTACGGCTTACCATCACATCGCTAACGGTATGATCGAACGCTTCCATCGTTCGTTAAAAACATCCCTCAAAGGccaactcgacaccacccactgGACTGCCTCCATAGCACTGGTTCAGCTCAGTCTCCGTGCTACACTGAAGCAAGATCTTCGTTGCACTCCTGCAGCACTTGTCTTCGGCTCACCCAtgcgtcttcctggtgaatttttcgaatctaccgattcgtctacaagtcccgaccctaccgattacgtgacaCAGCTCCGCTATTTTTGCCGCCATTTCAGAGCGCCACATCTCCGACGCCCGTCTCGACCATCTTCACATGTTCCATCCGAACTAGTGATTTGCACGCACGTCTTTGCTCGCCGATActctgtccgcaagccgcttcagcgcccctacgacgGCCCTTTCCGTGTACTGGAAAGAACATCGAAGGTCTTCGtcgtcgacattcatgggcgcactgacactgtttcaatcgaccgcttgaagccagccttcacagaggacgccCCGTCCACTGGGattcatgtgtgctttctctgcccCACCCGGCCGGCGGCCCTCCTCCGCCATCTCTCCCAGCCACTCCTAAGACGCGGAAAGTATCGTTCCGTCTCCCTGCTTCACCGGACTCCTTCACTAGGGGGGTGCCTACTGTATGtgcagcagcggccttacgcagcaggagcagcaccagccgtcgaAGATGACGTCGAAGTGCGGtggaattgagctcgctcctcgtgccggcgtcacgcgcctTTCAGCTCCCCGCCATCAGACGTTCcagcacttcagccagtaaatcaatcatttctttcatcgtgccggcctcacACTGATCGGCGTGACAGGCTCAGTTTGTTACAGTTCAATCTGTGTCAGCATTAACATCCGTTccggcagcaacgtctgcatctgtttcagcttctgcagctagtgctagccgctcaacatcacctcctgatgctccccaggACCCATCTAagatctctgttcctagcagtgcatgTCGCACCGACATCTGcgcaacagatgtcgaaatgccgcgccctacgcagaagcgccgtgcttcctcgtcaCCATCTAAATCTAGTTCTCCACATatgaaagctaaaaaaaggaCCACCCAAAATTCTTCATGTTGATATTCCAAAAGAGGTGGTTTgtgcctcttcaattggtcagtaataatggcaggtatcaaagtgttacaatagAATTGCCGCtccgtattgtcttctcttccagatcaaGAATTACTTATTCGCAAACATAACCCTGATATTTTGATTTTACAAGACACGCGATTATCAccttataaatcattttcaatgaataACTTTCGACTTATCAGGTCAGatagaaatgttggcaggggaggtggattggtaaccatgctatctcaACATATATGCCATCAGGCATCCACctctaagaaaattcttctccctgactgtgagcttatAGCGATAAAAATTTTATTTCCGCATTGTGCCAATGTCACAATTggtaatgtctattttcctttaggtgtacacaggacagactgtagacagcttggtgactggcacaggtagtgcagtcatcgcaggagattttaattcacACCATAGTGACTGGTGAAGTCGTACTctttcctgcggccagcttctctggtcgtggctgtctgcatattctgtacgctgctgcaattccagaGAAACAACCTTTGTGCGAGGGGTTGGTGGCTCAGCCATTGAATTAACGTTATCAGCTGGTAGGCTGGAAGTGACTGATTGGTTGACAGAGGATTAAGGTACATCTAGTaaccactttcctataactttcactatccggttatctccgctcaaaactagttttgtaacccataaatttgtcaaccataatatttataaaaatctgatgtccgcctcattTACCTTTATAGTtagtacaagccgggatgaccGAGCTCAGCCAACGGTTTCATTATTGCAAAATGCAGTAGACCACTCAATATGCACTGTGCCCACAACAGCCTCTAATAAATCGCCGTCTCTTTGGTGTACAGAAGAATGTGAAAAGgactatcgtcgcagaaaagcggtctggaagaggctatcctgcaaccagagtcctgctaattggttaaattacaaattattctctgcatttttcaaaataACAGTTGCACAGGCCAAAGAGTAGTATAGCCAAAGTTTAAGCCCATATCATTCAAATCCTCGTaatcggaaggccctgtataAATTCGTGGAACTAACAAGAGTTATCCAGTCCCTCACCTCACTACTTAAACAGTGTTATCTTTATAAAAGGCTCAGAAAACCCTGCAGCGTATTGTTCAGGGAATGGCGTTACgtttccagacgcagagaaacgtctTTTTGTGCACAATCCCACCCTCTTctgattataccgaggttgacgcatcagagctcctctcagtcctggcaatgttgcatcctgcagctcctggacaagatggtgtcactgttggaaTGATTAAAATTTAGGCCAGGATTTTATGAGCAACCTTTTAGATATCTTCAACGCTTCTTTGGAAAATGCACGGATTCCAAACATTTAGAAGACAtagaaaattattttattgatgaaagatGCAGGGAAACGATAACTTTTAGATAATTCTGTAggaatgcagcgcaaaaaaaaacagaggacaaggaagacagacagacTCGATTGTTGcggagtctgtctgtctgtttttcttttcttgtgtatttttgcgctgttttcctacagaatgtatcaccaacttgcccaaccaTACACCTTTATGTTTTACacaatattcggccaattgcgcaaaattcaaatttagtcaaatatTTAGAAATGATAGTGCACAGCCGCCTCACAAAACGTATTCATGacgtcaacggtctcagctcagcccagattggctttcgtcgcgaatgccctatatggtccgcgcatgtggatctggAGAGTaaaatccggctctcgctacgcagaagagaagcttcagctttggtgactcttgatgtagcaaaggcctatgacagtgtagaacatacaattttacttaacagacttgctcagttacatcctgcaacctacatttatgcgtggatatctgaatttctgaaggacagatatTTATACTGCACAGAGGGAACCTTATGttaaatacatattatcaatcaagaggtgtgctgCAAGGATCGGGGCtatccccgctgctttttaatattttagtCAGTGGCATCCCCGTTCGTCCTGTTAtcacagtttttgtgtatgtagATTACAGCTTTTTTGCCCCGGCCAGACATATTCTTTccctttaccagattctgcagggatatttggatgctcttggagtttgGCTGCATtctattaatttatccctgaatgttgaCAAATGCGGCGTTTTGGAATTTactccagacacgcctttgcacatttcattagtccatcgatCTAACCGGatgccacaagtggaatccgttaaAGACCTAGGTGTTACTTAATTATCAGCCAGGATTGGATTGGAGCCTTCATTATAAAGAACAAtgtgtttaaaggagaacgcgctttAGGCCGGTTGACAAGATtcggcaataaaaagtttgggatgcgccgcggcTCAGTTTTTTACTATAGAAAGCCTATGTAAAActtatacttgaatttggttgcgttctgttctctcgtagcgcaaactacaagatcCAACCGTTTATCTTACCGACAAGGCACgctctacgtctctgccttggCCTCCCAAAATCAATTTCAAACACCATGCTTTATCTGGATGCCCGTATCCCTCAACTAAATTCCTGCTTTCAAATACTCACAGTGCGAAGTTTCCTCAGGTCGTTGGACCAGGTGACTGATGTTAGtgctcctatttttgtgtctcagccggccttactcttttctcatcattggccacggtgtCACAAGCCACAAATTCTGTTAactcagaaccttttaacaccgattgatGTTGATCTCTGTTCTTTGCAGGGGgctgatgacacgccggcagcagtggaattccattttaaacacatcttcccatctcatgcgaaacacatgcccgcaaacattttaaacgatCCTCTCTCTGATCATATCGAGCAGTACCCGATCACGCGGCACTtactaccgatgcctccgtcagctgccaaaaagctgcagttggcatcttttcgctggatttggcatggagctattctgttcgcatcccagattatattcctatattctttgcggaatttttggctcttggaatggcccttcacaaaattccatgccatgtgtctcatgttattattctcgctgattgtttgtcggtGTTAGTCTTCCATGACATTTCACAAGATTTTTTtgcgccgtatcctgcgattttttgtcccatgcactttgaaggtggtccgttttgtctgggtccctagccatgctggtattcattcaaatgaagtggctgattacttagcaaggtcgccTCTTGAAGGGTCAGTGACAAATcgcgtcccgaatttcagcctgctggcgatttccaggtttcagcggttcctacatatatcagccaggttacgacaTCCCTTACTAagtaccactgactatcagcacttagcatataattggaacgtccgtacgtgtaaatccaggctgtgtgaggtaacaatgacgcggttgcggtgcaggattacatgtttgaatttatatctatgcaggtgtgatttgacaccgacgaacctatgtgacgcatgtgcgaaagttgaatctttagaccattttctcctctacggtCCAAAGTTCGCACCTGAGATAAAGGTTTACCTGAAGGACCATCTCTgcaggttagggctcccgtttcctctgccagtgttattatcgttgGGTGCGAGCGCCAAAGAATTTGCATTGGGTTAAATTTTGTGGGATTCTCTATGATTACATAACTGCAGATAATATGTTGATTTGCTGACGTAATCGACGTAATTTTGTCGTAATGTTCtatggaaattttcttgtttatgacACTGCACCTTCGCCAATTACCCCATgtgtgtatgtgccatgttttaagaggtaAAAGAAGAAGAATAATCGCAGGTCGGCGACGCCATGTgcgaggtcaacaacaacaacaacgacgccATCATCCCGGCGTCGACAGTacgctgcgctggtaactctagacatctcgaaagcatatgacagtgtcgaacatgggcctctgatgtacagactacgggctctgggcttgccaagttattgtgtggaatgggtgtcagctttcctggctgacagagaattttgttgttgtcaacgcggagtttctacaagaaaatttcatcaatctagaggtgtgcctcaaggtgcagttctctcccctgttcttttcaacctcttactcagttcgattccgacttcccctgatgTGACTACGTACgagtatgcagacgatatagctttctttgctgctgcgagtgatttacattctgtttatatggttttacagtcatactTAAATtaccttgaccgatggttatctgaattacacttaagtcttaatgtaaacaagtgcgctttgtttccttttccggttactcaacaggtacacatttcattgtcttatcgtcatcatgtcattcctcaggtatgttccctaaagtatctcggggtaacttatgactgcgctctctctcttggcggtcacatatagatcaggttgctgcgaaagggattcgggcggtaggccttctgcgaaggatgagtagccctcgctgcggtatgcgcagacatgctcttctgctgatttacaaaatgcatatccggccaatcttggaattcggttgcgttttgttttctggagcagctgcatacaaactgcgcccacttctgctcttagagcgagaagctctgtgcctgtgtttgggtctccctaaatatgTGGCAAACAAtattttgtatctggaagcgcgggtgccgtctcttactgcatggtttcgccttttgacagtacaaacgtttttaaagttttgcgactcggagcagcatgcatc
The Amblyomma americanum isolate KBUSLIRL-KWMA chromosome 3, ASM5285725v1, whole genome shotgun sequence genome window above contains:
- the LOC144124017 gene encoding uncharacterized protein LOC144124017; this encodes MLGDGPSSAVYARSLRLPQSSPADPQLWLAQVNSQFPIYRITTQAQQFHHVSASLPPEIAAEVRDFLITPPASAPFETLAAVLIKRTAASKELICSEELGDHKLTQLLRWLQQLLGDKAAIFDQAFLRDFFIQRSPSSHPGKPPTTPLEAASGVTSESSHLFFIRDHISGLRFLVDTGAQLSVLPCSITPSHSRRTGPSLQAANLNLIAMYGEHALTLNLDLRRVFRWVFLVADVRYSILGADFLLYYNLLVNMHSKCLADGTPNLSVQGLRLREPLASIPSPHQSACEILLDECPPLLCPSNFLLPVKRQVTHHIVTTGPLTHARARRLAPGRLQITRNEFEHMLVLGIIRPSSSPWAPPLHMIINKAKCEIGMSELDFLGHRVNSSGIRPLPSKVQVIQDVPQPASILKLHEFFGLIKFYRLFIPHCVALLESLTDMLLGKKTNFAQQTWSSAPLDYFQAAKSNLFGLAFLAHLRPDAPLRLMTNASDSGVGAVLHQLVDGSWSLLSFFSRKFSAAESRYSTFGCELFAMYMSVPLFKHLLEGRPFRIVTDHKPLIFAIQSGSGKFSPREVRHLSYVAEFRTGIRHVQGVDNAPADALSRVTASLASAAPPLNLDTAALAKAQQHDSKVMYLCKNPRSLVLREYLLPSCPVPIICDTSAGSARPLVPSAFPRLVFDALHSLSHPGIRATQHLLTKRYAWLTVNKDVRGWAFGVIVIQEISALTEAVLNHDDFIACLIVLVVATSFIGIIALLILTGDPAHRGPPLDDCTSESCRQALRDLDLLINPHANPSGILQPRLPQRATEDCSCQRNSCNLPSLRNQRTHATYQLDAERHEQC